Proteins encoded together in one Halalkaliarchaeum sp. AArc-CO window:
- a CDS encoding succinylglutamate desuccinylase/aspartoacylase family protein, producing MEIGTIDVSPGEFDTGWLEVTGLPTGGAERLPLVVARGDLEGPTLWLTGGVHGDEATGIVVAQDVVHEQLTETLCGTLVCVPVVNPAGLRRNARTSYYGDHDPNRYFPDPESDSERPPNTQERIDRRLFEEITDTADWVIDLHTARIDSLPFVIRDRVLYGDRRNSDDAEELSERVGTLAAAFPFPTIREYPAAEYLEENLQRSTAGAALNGAGIPAVTVELGGHSVVDEGIRAAAVEGVYRAMANVGMFDDGPPSPPNRTSIGKRVVAPPVEYEVRRALHPRTETAGLVRHRVEPGDVLSAGDIVADVVTSTGKRIDVVETDHDGFVISRNEGLAVFEGDPVAGMAVRDDGDLVAERS from the coding sequence ATGGAGATCGGAACGATCGACGTCTCTCCCGGCGAGTTCGACACCGGTTGGCTCGAGGTCACCGGACTGCCGACCGGCGGCGCGGAACGGCTCCCCCTCGTGGTCGCTCGCGGCGATCTCGAGGGGCCGACGCTGTGGCTCACCGGCGGCGTCCACGGCGACGAGGCCACCGGGATCGTCGTCGCACAGGACGTCGTTCACGAACAACTCACCGAAACGCTGTGTGGAACGTTGGTGTGCGTGCCGGTGGTGAACCCGGCCGGACTCCGCCGGAACGCCCGAACGTCGTATTACGGGGATCACGATCCGAACCGGTATTTTCCGGATCCGGAATCGGATTCCGAGCGCCCACCGAACACGCAAGAGCGGATCGACCGCCGGCTGTTCGAGGAGATCACCGACACGGCAGACTGGGTGATCGACCTCCACACCGCCCGGATCGACTCGCTGCCGTTCGTCATCAGGGACCGGGTGCTGTACGGTGACCGCCGGAACAGCGACGACGCCGAGGAGTTGTCCGAGCGCGTCGGAACGCTCGCGGCGGCGTTCCCGTTCCCGACCATCAGGGAGTATCCGGCCGCGGAGTACCTCGAAGAGAACCTCCAGCGGTCCACCGCGGGTGCGGCGCTCAACGGTGCCGGGATCCCGGCGGTAACGGTCGAACTCGGCGGACACAGCGTCGTCGACGAGGGGATCCGTGCGGCTGCTGTCGAGGGGGTGTATCGGGCGATGGCGAACGTCGGGATGTTCGACGACGGGCCGCCATCACCACCCAACCGAACGTCAATCGGGAAGCGAGTGGTCGCTCCACCGGTCGAGTACGAGGTTCGCCGTGCGCTCCATCCGCGAACGGAGACGGCCGGACTCGTTCGTCACCGCGTGGAGCCGGGCGACGTTCTGTCTGCCGGTGATATCGTCGCGGACGTCGTCACGTCGACGGGGAAACGAATCGACGTCGTCGAGACCGATCACGACGGGTTCGTGATTTCGCGGAACGAGGGACTGGCAGTTTTCGAGGGCGATCCGGTCGCAGGCATGGCGGTTCGCGACGATGGAGATCTCGTTGCAGAGCGGTCGTAG
- a CDS encoding bifunctional UDP-sugar hydrolase/5'-nucleotidase: MPDPDRRRDRQYLSGEKKRPEAYRSANENESHERPTNGCGCGCGRDRSLRPTRRQVLGAAAAGITASTFSLGAAADQDDTYTIVHDLHSHSDVGDVGEANIARYQTLIQEHIADRDDALFVTTGDELGSSLISFFTEGQHKVDFMNDMGITAAGVGNHDFDYGIDATFEKFENSEFPWITSNLKTPDGEQLPDTEPYHVVDADGIRVGIFNVVLRGFHNITNYPDDYVQEDPVERAAEMTEYLYEEEDCDSVVLSSHVNHETHYEIAAAVDGLDAIFGSHSHITFDDADSHENTVISEIGYAYAHLGVMTLDSDGNLVDWQRIDLDEEIDPDPEFKQRLEELHEEIDEQVSQPAGRTAYELDAWGGTNYSRESHMGNLITDAMLDYYEEADVAFQNAGGIRTNDTYGPGELTVEDILSINPFDNEIVLFEAEGWRIRSALGELGLVDVEEESSRIDALPDATFGAQQGQQVAGIQYEWSGHEEPAVHEVYVDGEPLQDDETYTVATTDYIKDIASGYEAFHEIPEEDVIAESGTRYGPAVVEYLTEQGVVEPAIEGRILRVDEVVGAESGLEVDGEAGTVTMRFETPEHALGIYPDTFTAITEHLGGSPVRARDVAVDDDEILVTFDRNQLLTLSTGPGDVSLRVFGGFDPDSEAYGYEDEDGDLRELPVSAGYEYFVMKGTVEDSEGRLGLDDEPADVDQDDNGDADDDGDDDDADDATDEEDDTDGENEDDDADDVDADDPADDPEEAAGLEVPGFGPLAALAGVGSAGTYAYLRLGDEEDDVE; the protein is encoded by the coding sequence ATGCCGGACCCCGACCGAAGACGCGACCGACAGTACCTTTCCGGGGAGAAAAAACGACCAGAGGCGTACCGTTCGGCAAACGAGAACGAATCACACGAGCGACCCACGAACGGTTGTGGCTGTGGCTGCGGCCGCGACCGAAGCCTCCGGCCGACGCGGAGACAGGTGCTCGGCGCGGCTGCGGCCGGCATCACTGCGTCGACGTTCAGCCTCGGTGCGGCGGCCGACCAGGACGACACCTACACCATCGTCCACGACTTACACTCCCACAGCGACGTCGGGGACGTCGGCGAGGCGAACATCGCCCGGTACCAGACGCTGATCCAGGAACACATCGCGGATCGGGACGACGCGCTGTTCGTGACCACCGGCGACGAACTGGGCTCGTCGCTCATCTCCTTTTTCACGGAGGGCCAACACAAGGTCGACTTCATGAACGACATGGGGATCACCGCCGCAGGCGTCGGAAATCACGACTTCGACTACGGGATCGACGCCACGTTCGAGAAGTTCGAAAACAGCGAGTTTCCCTGGATCACGTCGAACCTGAAGACGCCCGATGGCGAACAACTCCCCGACACGGAACCGTACCACGTCGTCGACGCGGACGGGATCCGCGTTGGCATCTTCAACGTGGTGCTTCGCGGGTTCCACAACATCACCAACTACCCCGACGACTACGTTCAGGAGGATCCCGTCGAGCGGGCAGCGGAGATGACCGAGTACCTCTACGAGGAGGAGGACTGCGACTCGGTCGTGCTGTCCTCGCACGTCAACCACGAGACGCACTACGAGATCGCGGCGGCCGTCGACGGCCTGGACGCGATCTTCGGCTCGCACTCGCACATCACGTTCGACGACGCCGACAGCCACGAGAACACAGTCATCAGCGAGATCGGCTACGCCTACGCTCACCTCGGTGTGATGACGCTCGATTCCGACGGGAACCTCGTCGACTGGCAGCGGATCGACCTCGACGAGGAGATCGACCCGGATCCGGAGTTCAAACAGCGACTCGAGGAGCTGCACGAGGAGATCGACGAGCAGGTGAGCCAGCCCGCCGGGCGGACGGCGTACGAACTCGACGCCTGGGGCGGGACGAACTACTCCCGCGAGAGCCACATGGGGAACCTGATCACCGACGCGATGCTCGATTACTACGAGGAAGCCGACGTCGCCTTCCAGAACGCCGGCGGGATCAGGACGAACGACACCTATGGTCCCGGAGAGCTCACGGTCGAAGATATCCTCTCGATTAACCCGTTCGACAACGAGATCGTGCTGTTCGAGGCGGAAGGGTGGCGGATTCGGTCGGCACTCGGTGAGCTCGGCCTGGTCGACGTCGAGGAGGAAAGTTCGCGGATCGACGCGCTGCCGGACGCCACCTTCGGCGCCCAGCAGGGGCAGCAGGTCGCAGGAATTCAGTACGAGTGGAGCGGCCACGAGGAACCGGCGGTCCACGAAGTGTACGTGGACGGCGAACCGCTACAGGACGACGAGACGTACACGGTCGCCACGACGGACTACATCAAGGACATCGCAAGCGGGTACGAAGCGTTCCACGAAATCCCGGAAGAAGACGTCATCGCCGAGTCGGGGACTCGATACGGGCCGGCTGTCGTCGAGTATCTCACCGAACAGGGAGTCGTCGAGCCGGCGATCGAGGGGCGGATTCTCAGAGTGGACGAAGTCGTCGGCGCCGAGTCGGGACTCGAGGTCGACGGTGAGGCGGGTACGGTCACGATGCGGTTCGAGACGCCCGAGCACGCACTCGGGATCTATCCGGACACCTTCACGGCGATCACCGAACATCTCGGGGGGTCGCCGGTCCGTGCCCGGGACGTCGCTGTCGACGACGACGAAATTCTCGTCACCTTCGACCGCAATCAGCTACTCACGCTTTCGACCGGTCCGGGAGACGTTTCCTTGCGCGTGTTCGGCGGGTTCGACCCCGACAGCGAGGCGTACGGGTACGAGGACGAGGACGGTGACCTGCGCGAACTCCCGGTGTCAGCAGGCTACGAGTACTTCGTCATGAAGGGAACCGTCGAAGATTCCGAAGGACGGCTCGGTCTGGATGACGAGCCTGCTGACGTCGACCAGGACGACAACGGGGACGCGGACGACGACGGCGACGATGACGACGCGGACGACGCTACTGACGAAGAGGACGACACTGACGGTGAGAACGAGGATGACGACGCGGACGACGTCGACGCCGACGATCCGGCAGACGACCCGGAAGAGGCTGCAGGCCTCGAAGTACCCGGGTTCGGTCCGCTGGCTGCGCTCGCGGGAGTCGGCAGCGCCGGAACGTACGCCTACCTCCGCCTCGGTGACGAGGAAGACGACGTCGAATAG